In the genome of Paenibacillus pabuli, one region contains:
- a CDS encoding helix-turn-helix domain-containing protein — MTPIQYQKQLRLVEARRLLLATEIDATSAAYQVGYESATQFNREYARFFWSAANSRCTSIPGIDLVGES, encoded by the coding sequence ATGACTCCTATCCAGTATCAAAAACAACTCCGGCTGGTTGAAGCCCGTAGACTTCTCCTGGCTACCGAAATTGATGCGACAAGCGCTGCGTATCAAGTTGGCTACGAGAGCGCCACCCAGTTTAACCGTGAGTACGCGCGTTTTTTTTGGTCAGCCGCCAATTCGAGATGTACGTCAATTCCGGGAATCGATCTAGTTGGGGAAAGTTAA
- a CDS encoding Atu4866 domain-containing protein produces the protein MKFDKVPPHPYVGMWVTKDGYVQHELLSNGRYDEARGNRKSAYQGRYSITGDYIKYVDDTGFTADGFFKDSVLYHGGMVFYRKE, from the coding sequence ATGAAATTCGACAAAGTACCTCCACACCCATATGTTGGTATGTGGGTGACAAAGGATGGTTATGTACAGCATGAACTGCTATCAAACGGGCGCTATGACGAGGCGCGAGGAAATCGGAAAAGCGCCTACCAAGGACGTTATTCTATCACAGGCGATTATATTAAGTATGTTGATGATACTGGATTCACAGCTGACGGTTTTTTTAAGGATTCCGTTCTCTATCACGGCGGAATGGTGTTTTATCGGAAAGAATAG
- a CDS encoding AraC family transcriptional regulator, producing MSTVYKPSLCVVAQGVKRVLLGSESYLYDSGSYLAASVHLPVTGQVIEASQAAPYLSLQLQFEMDQVLDVIQQSNFKDQPRQDSYRGIVVSQVSDPLHEAIMRLIGLLDTPDDLPVLAPMQCARYYIGCYRLNRRVKFDSLPSLEVMPNELPM from the coding sequence ATTTCAACGGTATACAAGCCTTCCTTGTGCGTGGTGGCGCAAGGCGTTAAGCGTGTTCTTCTAGGATCCGAGAGCTATCTATATGATTCCGGCAGCTACTTGGCCGCTTCCGTGCACCTGCCTGTTACAGGGCAAGTCATTGAAGCTTCTCAGGCAGCCCCTTATTTATCATTGCAACTCCAATTCGAGATGGATCAGGTACTGGATGTTATCCAACAATCCAATTTTAAAGATCAACCACGCCAAGATTCTTATCGCGGCATTGTCGTTAGCCAAGTGAGCGATCCTCTCCATGAAGCAATTATGCGTTTAATTGGTTTACTAGACACGCCGGACGACCTGCCCGTACTAGCCCCTATGCAGTGCGCGAGATATTATATCGGATGTTACAGACTGAACAGGAGAGTGAAATTCGACAGTTTGCCCTCATTGGAAGTCATGCCCAACGAATTGCCCATGTGA
- the tkt gene encoding transketolase yields the protein MKPLQTKQTIDQLAINTIRTLSIDAIEEANSGHPGITMGAAPLAYTLWSKEMNINPTNPLWINRDRFILSAGHGSALLYSILHLFGYGLTIDDLKNFRQWGSKTPGHPEFGHTAGVDATTGPLGQGIAMAVGMAMAECHLAETYNKEKFNVIDHYTYSLCGDGDLMEGVSAEAASLAGHLKLGRLVVLYDSNDISLDGDLSLSFSESVAGRFTAYGWQVLRVEDGNDIEAIQQAIQVAKADLEHPTLIEVKTTIGFGSPNKSGSSEIHGAPLGADEVKLTKAAYLWESEEPFFVPEEVEKHFAFIAEKGNAKEQAWNELFEGYKAAYPELAAQFESAVTGRLSDDWQESLPVFETGSIMATRASSSKVLNAAAKAIPQMIGGSADLAGSNKTLIASEKNFALDGYAARNIWFGVREFAMGAALNGMALHGGMKVFGATFFVFSDYLRPAIRLAALMKLPVTYVFTHDSIAVGEDGPTHQPIEHLAALRSMPGISVIRPAEAKETAAAWRLALESQDHPTALILTRQDLPTLKVDQELVYEGVKKGAYVVSQSKGEVAGLLLATGSEVSLALEAQQVLESEGIYVSVVSMPSWDLFEQQSVEYKESVIPGHVTARVAIELGSAFGWREYVGQAGKMITIDHFGASAPANKLLQEYGFTIENIVKTFKQFDK from the coding sequence TTGAAACCATTACAAACGAAACAAACGATTGACCAATTGGCAATCAATACCATTAGGACTCTATCCATTGACGCAATTGAAGAAGCAAACTCCGGTCACCCAGGAATTACAATGGGGGCTGCTCCATTGGCTTATACGTTGTGGTCAAAGGAAATGAATATAAATCCAACAAATCCATTGTGGATTAACCGTGATCGATTTATCTTGTCTGCTGGTCATGGATCTGCCCTTTTATATAGTATTCTTCATTTATTCGGCTATGGCTTAACGATTGATGATTTGAAAAATTTCCGTCAATGGGGTAGTAAAACACCTGGGCATCCTGAATTCGGACATACAGCAGGTGTAGATGCCACAACAGGCCCACTTGGTCAAGGTATTGCCATGGCAGTTGGTATGGCTATGGCAGAATGTCACCTTGCTGAAACGTATAACAAAGAAAAGTTCAATGTGATTGACCATTATACGTACAGCCTATGTGGTGATGGCGATTTAATGGAGGGCGTATCCGCTGAAGCAGCTTCATTAGCAGGTCACCTAAAATTAGGTCGTTTGGTTGTATTATATGATTCCAATGATATTTCACTGGATGGTGACTTAAGTCTATCTTTCTCGGAAAGTGTAGCTGGTCGGTTCACAGCATACGGATGGCAAGTTCTGCGTGTGGAAGACGGCAATGATATCGAAGCCATTCAACAAGCGATTCAAGTAGCGAAGGCAGATCTGGAGCATCCTACTTTAATTGAAGTAAAAACCACAATTGGCTTCGGTTCTCCTAATAAATCAGGTTCCTCAGAGATTCATGGTGCGCCTCTTGGAGCGGACGAAGTGAAACTAACAAAGGCTGCCTATCTATGGGAATCGGAAGAACCATTCTTTGTACCGGAAGAAGTAGAAAAACATTTTGCATTTATCGCAGAAAAGGGGAATGCAAAAGAACAAGCTTGGAATGAATTATTTGAAGGATACAAAGCAGCCTATCCCGAGCTTGCTGCTCAATTTGAAAGTGCTGTAACAGGTAGACTATCAGATGATTGGCAAGAATCACTGCCTGTATTTGAAACAGGTTCAATAATGGCAACGAGAGCATCCTCAAGCAAAGTTTTAAATGCGGCAGCAAAGGCAATTCCCCAAATGATCGGTGGTTCTGCAGACCTGGCAGGATCAAATAAAACATTGATTGCTTCGGAAAAGAACTTTGCGTTAGATGGTTACGCAGCACGAAATATTTGGTTTGGTGTTCGTGAATTTGCAATGGGCGCAGCTTTAAACGGGATGGCACTTCACGGCGGCATGAAAGTATTTGGAGCAACCTTCTTTGTTTTCTCAGATTATTTACGGCCAGCGATCCGTCTAGCCGCCCTGATGAAATTGCCGGTCACGTATGTATTTACACATGACAGTATTGCTGTAGGTGAAGATGGACCAACTCATCAGCCAATCGAGCATTTAGCTGCATTACGTTCAATGCCTGGTATTTCAGTCATTAGACCGGCCGAGGCGAAGGAAACAGCTGCGGCATGGCGTCTAGCTCTTGAAAGTCAGGATCACCCTACTGCTTTAATATTAACTCGTCAAGATCTTCCAACTCTAAAGGTTGATCAAGAACTTGTGTATGAAGGTGTAAAGAAGGGCGCATATGTCGTGTCACAATCAAAAGGAGAAGTGGCGGGCCTATTACTTGCAACGGGTTCAGAGGTATCACTTGCTCTTGAGGCACAGCAAGTGCTGGAAAGTGAAGGTATTTATGTTTCTGTTGTCAGTATGCCAAGCTGGGATCTGTTCGAACAACAATCAGTAGAATATAAGGAAAGTGTGATCCCTGGTCATGTAACAGCTCGTGTTGCCATCGAATTAGGCTCTGCATTTGGCTGGAGAGAGTATGTTGGACAAGCTGGAAAAATGATTACCATTGATCATTTTGGTGCATCTGCTCCAGCTAATAAATTACTACAAGAGTATGGATTTACGATAGAAAATATCGTAAAGACATTTAAACAATTTGATAAGTAA
- a CDS encoding fructose PTS transporter subunit IIA, translating into MEVKDIIDLSTIKTNMNASSKEEAIQELAEVLLQNEYITDINGFLKDIYEREAVGQTGIGNYIAIPHGKSAAVKKIGVAIGINRSEIPWETLDGNGVKGIILFAVGNEQGGSQNHLKILTLFARKLGNDDVIEKMLQSTNAEDVQAALCN; encoded by the coding sequence ATGGAAGTTAAAGATATTATAGATTTAAGCACAATCAAAACCAATATGAATGCTAGTAGTAAGGAAGAAGCAATTCAAGAATTAGCAGAAGTGTTGCTGCAAAATGAATATATTACCGACATTAATGGGTTTTTAAAAGATATTTATGAACGGGAGGCAGTGGGACAGACTGGAATCGGAAATTATATTGCTATCCCCCATGGTAAGAGTGCTGCTGTGAAAAAAATAGGTGTTGCTATCGGGATTAATCGGAGTGAAATCCCATGGGAGACACTCGACGGGAATGGAGTTAAAGGTATCATTCTTTTTGCTGTAGGAAATGAACAGGGTGGATCACAAAATCATTTAAAAATATTAACATTATTTGCAAGGAAATTAGGTAATGATGATGTAATTGAGAAAATGCTACAATCCACAAATGCTGAAGATGTACAGGCCGCTTTATGTAATTAA
- a CDS encoding PTS sugar transporter subunit IIA, with the protein MEINSLYQVYFNCELKTKDEVFSFISEIVCQDSPSQKEEVINQLTEREKVGSTLIAEHVMLPHIESDQIKRSQILFIHLANPIESWDCQTKDICLLIVLLLKENESVPIKKAISLFTKALADEVYLTRLLNSHEKEDFIKEIIKKQEE; encoded by the coding sequence ATGGAAATTAATTCGCTTTATCAAGTTTATTTTAATTGTGAGTTAAAAACAAAAGATGAAGTATTCTCTTTTATCTCTGAAATCGTATGCCAGGATAGTCCTTCGCAAAAAGAAGAGGTCATCAATCAATTAACCGAAAGAGAAAAGGTAGGCAGCACATTAATCGCTGAACATGTCATGCTACCCCATATCGAAAGCGATCAAATAAAGAGAAGCCAAATTCTATTTATTCACTTAGCAAATCCAATAGAGTCATGGGATTGCCAGACAAAAGATATCTGTTTATTGATTGTCCTTTTATTAAAGGAAAATGAAAGCGTTCCAATAAAGAAGGCAATTTCCTTGTTCACTAAAGCTTTAGCAGATGAAGTGTATTTAACCCGATTATTGAATAGTCATGAAAAAGAAGATTTTATTAAAGAAATTATAAAAAAACAGGAGGAATAA
- a CDS encoding PTS fructose transporter subunit IIC produces the protein MSAIKKLNLKGHLLTAISYLIPVVCGAGFLIAIGMGFGGDSSADLTGSFTFWDALARMGALGLGLLPAVISTGISYSIAGKPGIAPGFIIGLTANAIGAGFIGGILGGFVAGYLAIAIIKHIKVPNWAKGLLPTLIVPFFSSIIGGLIMVYIIGIPIAAFTSLLTDALNGLGSSSKLVFGAIIGLLSGVDFGGPLNKTVFAFVLTLQAEGINGPITALQLVNTATPIGFGLAYFIAKIFRKNIYSRSEVETLKSAVPMGVINIVEGIIPIVMNDIVRCVIAVAIGGAAGGATTMVLGADAQVPFGGVLMLPTMSQPWTGAVAILVNVLVTGVSLALLKKNVNQEDEKVDVEEDDIDLDDIQII, from the coding sequence ATGAGTGCAATAAAAAAATTAAATCTTAAAGGTCATTTATTGACAGCAATTTCATATTTGATCCCAGTTGTTTGTGGTGCCGGTTTTTTAATCGCAATTGGTATGGGATTTGGAGGTGATAGCAGTGCTGACTTAACAGGAAGTTTTACATTTTGGGATGCTCTGGCCAGAATGGGGGCTCTTGGTTTGGGTTTGCTGCCTGCCGTTATTTCTACAGGAATTTCTTATTCAATTGCAGGGAAACCGGGGATCGCTCCAGGCTTTATTATTGGTCTGACGGCTAACGCAATTGGTGCTGGTTTCATTGGTGGGATTTTAGGGGGATTTGTAGCGGGATACCTGGCCATAGCTATTATTAAACATATTAAAGTTCCTAACTGGGCTAAGGGATTATTGCCAACTTTAATAGTACCATTTTTCAGTTCCATTATTGGCGGGTTAATCATGGTATACATTATTGGTATCCCGATCGCTGCTTTTACATCCTTATTAACAGATGCATTAAATGGTCTAGGATCTTCTTCTAAATTAGTATTTGGCGCAATTATTGGTTTATTAAGTGGAGTTGATTTTGGTGGTCCTCTTAACAAGACTGTATTTGCCTTTGTATTGACATTACAGGCAGAAGGGATTAATGGACCTATTACAGCCTTGCAATTAGTAAATACAGCAACACCCATCGGATTTGGGTTAGCTTACTTTATAGCAAAAATATTCAGAAAAAATATCTATTCACGCTCAGAAGTCGAGACTTTGAAATCAGCAGTTCCCATGGGTGTTATTAATATTGTTGAAGGTATCATTCCAATTGTTATGAATGATATTGTTCGTTGTGTAATTGCAGTAGCGATTGGTGGAGCGGCAGGTGGAGCAACCACAATGGTGTTAGGAGCAGATGCCCAGGTTCCATTTGGTGGCGTTTTGATGTTACCAACGATGTCTCAACCGTGGACTGGAGCAGTAGCTATACTTGTGAATGTTCTTGTAACAGGGGTTAGCTTGGCTTTGCTTAAGAAAAATGTAAATCAGGAAGATGAAAAAGTAGACGTTGAAGAAGATGATATTGATTTAGATGATATTCAAATTATCTAA
- a CDS encoding BglG family transcription antiterminator, translating to MSSKGNQEQELLLFLSKNQGYVTSEDLQEVLNVSQKTVYRLINKINNENLDGPLIISERGRGYKLNYEKFINYQKGNNKYKEKQFSPNERRKRIMEELLLSSPKPINIYHLFSKYYVGDSVTFNDEQIMSEELKKYNLILERKNRTLAILGEEVNIRKAIKDIIEIFNTIDIDDLKRNQELNFNQYDVLLILDQLRKIEEDLDITIPYPYNVNIFSHLYILLSRSRKVPARLFTDKISNEEMENMKRDILYPVAKVIVHNIEKYLNSPLPDSEIYFLYQYLVSSRMQGSLAITSTFSSEVIQITKAYIEGVSTRLGIDIDSQSIFIDLANHIKPLLNRLEHKIRVKNSLLSQIKVTYEEVFWGVTNESKLVSEKFNLPAINDDENGFLTLYFAKAIETGQHQRLIKTLIMCTTGIGTSELLKAKVSKKFPELKIVDVVASRNVQMLKEKYSDAELILTTVHIKEEVTTPYLLVSAMFTIDDQKRLQRKIEEIYHGN from the coding sequence ATGAGTTCAAAAGGTAACCAGGAACAAGAATTGTTACTGTTTCTTTCGAAAAATCAAGGTTATGTTACTTCGGAGGATCTCCAAGAAGTATTAAATGTTTCTCAAAAAACAGTATATCGGTTAATAAACAAAATTAACAACGAGAACTTGGACGGCCCATTAATTATATCTGAAAGGGGGAGAGGGTATAAACTAAATTACGAAAAATTTATTAATTATCAAAAAGGCAATAATAAATACAAAGAAAAACAATTTTCTCCTAACGAGAGACGTAAACGGATTATGGAAGAGTTATTGTTATCTTCGCCTAAGCCTATAAATATTTACCACTTATTTAGTAAGTATTATGTAGGAGACTCCGTTACTTTTAATGACGAACAAATAATGAGCGAAGAGCTTAAAAAGTATAATTTAATTCTAGAGCGAAAAAACAGAACACTAGCCATACTAGGAGAAGAAGTTAATATTCGAAAGGCCATCAAGGATATTATTGAAATTTTTAATACGATTGATATTGATGATTTGAAAAGGAATCAAGAACTTAATTTCAATCAGTACGATGTTTTGCTTATATTGGATCAATTAAGAAAGATCGAAGAAGATTTAGATATAACGATTCCCTACCCATATAATGTGAACATTTTCTCGCACTTGTATATACTATTAAGCCGCTCAAGAAAAGTTCCTGCTAGACTGTTCACTGATAAAATATCTAATGAAGAAATGGAAAACATGAAAAGAGATATTTTGTATCCTGTTGCAAAAGTTATTGTCCATAATATTGAAAAATATTTAAACAGTCCTTTGCCAGATAGTGAGATTTATTTTCTATATCAGTACTTGGTTTCATCAAGAATGCAAGGTTCTCTTGCGATAACTTCCACGTTTTCCTCAGAAGTTATCCAAATAACGAAAGCATATATTGAAGGAGTGAGTACTCGCTTAGGAATTGATATCGACAGTCAGTCTATTTTTATTGATTTAGCAAACCATATTAAACCGTTGCTTAATCGATTAGAGCATAAAATTCGAGTTAAAAACAGCTTGCTTAGTCAGATTAAGGTAACGTATGAAGAAGTATTTTGGGGAGTGACAAACGAATCCAAATTGGTAAGTGAGAAATTCAATTTACCAGCCATAAATGACGATGAGAATGGGTTTCTCACCCTCTATTTCGCAAAAGCAATTGAAACAGGCCAACATCAGCGCCTGATAAAAACACTAATCATGTGTACGACAGGAATTGGAACTTCAGAACTTTTAAAAGCAAAAGTTTCAAAGAAATTTCCCGAGTTGAAAATTGTTGATGTAGTAGCATCACGAAATGTCCAAATGTTAAAAGAGAAATACTCGGATGCTGAATTGATCCTGACTACTGTTCATATTAAGGAAGAAGTTACAACTCCATATTTATTAGTGAGTGCGATGTTCACAATAGATGACCAGAAGAGGCTTCAAAGAAAAATAGAGGAAATTTATCATGGAAATTAA
- a CDS encoding PucR family transcriptional regulator produces MHLTIEDALAVYPLSEGKLAAGKKGISRTISSINLMDAPDVINWMKEGELLLTTAYAIRDSPEEFVNLLQKLNERGASGLGIKLGRYWAEIPEIALLEADRLGLPLIELPFQFTFSEQITALYQSEFQRDTRRLNELLETQKKLVDFAMQADEYTNYFQSITSILGVPLAIVTSEGQTLYNMTRCSDMELLSDWPWNQDNRFYKSASNLLYRVPLLKNGKSYGYLLIQTENLLEAHEMEGIFHQAAVILSYHLEVIQNQEATAAGSRLGMAMERHLKGNASLKTVLEFAEALGSTFWSKPYVCMVSTTRADAWDHESQRRKLREIQNRLQDHPKTSSLESHHFYVMNRIYSLFPLLEEEAKDRRKYEDSVRLYADLMHSWDHGTRTCFISKVRTGMEEFIDGFRECGDAERISTELGLSEPVVMFADLEFIYLFKHIPQEVMVRYCSYLFRPLLDKEEEYTSEMMHTLEAYFANNGQVNETARELYIHRNTVLYRLEKISGLLNLDLKNTDHLLLLKLGLMFRHLMSPERQI; encoded by the coding sequence ATGCATTTAACTATAGAAGATGCGTTGGCAGTGTACCCTTTATCGGAAGGCAAGTTGGCAGCCGGTAAAAAAGGAATTTCTCGAACGATTAGCTCCATCAATTTGATGGATGCGCCGGATGTGATCAACTGGATGAAAGAAGGGGAGCTCTTGTTGACTACAGCTTATGCGATTAGGGATTCACCTGAGGAATTTGTTAATTTGCTGCAAAAGCTGAATGAACGTGGGGCCTCCGGGCTTGGCATCAAGCTTGGTCGATACTGGGCGGAAATACCAGAGATAGCCCTGCTTGAAGCTGATCGGCTGGGCTTGCCCCTAATTGAGCTGCCTTTCCAATTCACCTTCTCCGAGCAGATCACCGCTCTCTACCAATCCGAGTTCCAACGCGATACCCGCCGGCTGAATGAATTGCTTGAAACACAGAAGAAGCTGGTTGATTTTGCGATGCAGGCGGATGAGTACACCAATTATTTTCAAAGTATCACAAGCATTTTAGGGGTTCCTTTAGCCATCGTTACCTCTGAAGGACAGACCTTGTATAACATGACCCGCTGTTCCGATATGGAGCTATTGAGCGATTGGCCCTGGAATCAGGACAATCGGTTTTATAAGTCGGCGAGCAACCTGTTGTATCGGGTACCCCTGCTGAAAAACGGAAAGTCATACGGTTACTTGCTGATACAAACTGAAAATTTGCTGGAAGCACATGAAATGGAGGGCATTTTTCACCAAGCTGCCGTCATTCTTTCCTATCATCTGGAGGTCATCCAGAATCAGGAGGCCACTGCGGCAGGCAGTCGTCTTGGCATGGCCATGGAACGTCACTTAAAGGGGAATGCCTCTCTAAAAACGGTGCTCGAATTTGCCGAAGCATTGGGAAGCACATTTTGGAGCAAGCCCTACGTATGCATGGTATCTACCACAAGAGCGGATGCTTGGGACCATGAAAGTCAGAGGCGCAAACTGAGGGAGATTCAGAATAGGCTTCAGGACCATCCCAAAACGTCCTCCTTGGAATCCCATCATTTTTATGTGATGAACCGCATATATTCACTCTTCCCCCTTCTAGAAGAAGAGGCCAAGGATCGAAGGAAGTATGAGGATTCGGTACGTTTGTATGCGGATTTGATGCATTCATGGGACCACGGGACAAGGACATGTTTTATCAGTAAAGTAAGAACGGGAATGGAGGAGTTCATCGACGGCTTCCGGGAGTGCGGGGATGCTGAGAGAATCAGTACGGAGCTTGGTTTAAGCGAACCGGTTGTCATGTTTGCTGACCTGGAATTTATTTATCTCTTCAAGCATATTCCACAGGAGGTCATGGTCAGGTATTGCTCTTATTTATTCCGTCCACTGCTGGACAAAGAAGAGGAATACACCAGCGAGATGATGCACACCCTTGAAGCCTATTTCGCCAACAACGGCCAAGTGAATGAAACTGCACGTGAGTTATATATCCATCGCAACACAGTACTGTACAGGCTGGAGAAAATTTCGGGGCTGCTGAATCTGGATTTGAAGAATACCGATCATCTGCTGCTCTTAAAGCTGGGACTTATGTTTAGGCATTTAATGTCTCCCGAGAGACAAATTTAA
- a CDS encoding PTS fructose transporter subunit IIB, whose amino-acid sequence MKIVGVAACTVGIAHTYIAQEKLQNAGKKAGHEIHIETQGTIGIENELTQKQIDEADVVILAVDVKISGRERFEGKRIIQVTTEIAVKSPNKLIEKAAEVVSQEK is encoded by the coding sequence ATGAAAATAGTAGGAGTTGCAGCATGCACAGTTGGGATCGCACACACATATATCGCACAAGAAAAATTGCAGAATGCAGGAAAGAAAGCAGGCCATGAAATTCATATTGAAACGCAAGGAACGATTGGAATAGAGAATGAACTGACTCAAAAACAGATCGATGAAGCAGACGTCGTTATCTTGGCCGTGGATGTTAAAATCTCAGGACGAGAACGTTTTGAAGGGAAGAGAATCATCCAGGTTACGACAGAAATAGCTGTTAAATCACCAAATAAATTAATTGAAAAAGCTGCAGAAGTTGTAAGTCAAGAAAAATAA
- the alsE gene encoding D-allulose 6-phosphate 3-epimerase, giving the protein MKKVEFSPSLMTMDLDKFKEQITFLNRHVDSYHIDIMDGHYVPNITLSPWFIQEVRKISDLPMSVHLMVTNPSFWVQQLIDIKCEWICMHAEVLDGLAFRLIDQIHDAGLKAGVVLNPETPIETIFPYIELVDKITIMTVDPGFAGQRFIESTLDKISALRDLREEKGYHYVIEMDGSSGRKTFKRIDAAGPDIYIIGRSGLFGLDEDIVKSWEIMCKDYEDKTGKVIS; this is encoded by the coding sequence ATGAAAAAAGTGGAGTTTTCACCTTCGTTGATGACAATGGACTTGGATAAGTTTAAAGAACAAATCACTTTTTTAAACCGTCATGTAGATTCTTATCATATTGATATCATGGATGGACATTATGTTCCGAATATTACATTATCCCCATGGTTTATCCAAGAAGTGCGAAAAATCAGTGATTTACCTATGTCCGTTCATCTTATGGTAACGAATCCAAGTTTCTGGGTTCAACAATTAATTGATATCAAGTGCGAATGGATTTGCATGCATGCAGAGGTATTAGATGGTTTGGCTTTTCGATTAATTGATCAAATACATGATGCCGGATTAAAAGCAGGGGTAGTATTAAATCCGGAAACGCCTATTGAAACGATTTTTCCTTATATTGAATTAGTAGATAAAATTACAATCATGACAGTAGATCCAGGGTTTGCTGGGCAGCGATTTATTGAAAGCACCTTGGATAAGATTTCAGCATTAAGAGACCTGCGTGAAGAAAAAGGATATCACTATGTCATTGAAATGGATGGATCATCTGGCCGGAAAACCTTTAAAAGAATTGATGCAGCCGGACCTGATATTTATATTATAGGTCGTAGCGGTTTATTCGGATTAGATGAGGATATCGTCAAATCATGGGAAATCATGTGTAAAGATTATGAGGATAAGACGGGGAAAGTAATATCTTAA